A stretch of Planctomycetota bacterium DNA encodes these proteins:
- a CDS encoding 4Fe-4S dicluster domain-containing protein — MKEWFRNLFQAIWTVVEGMLVTFRVFGSTYDPARRTFTEQFEYPELPAPVAARYRGFHRYDLTTCIACDQCAKACPVDCIYIGKERVTDGKGFRVSGFTIDYSKCMFCALCVEPCPVDCIFMGSTLDLSCYSRDGTIVDFARLPVDVAWGRSTLNPTAVAASKVIVEPVHGGPNQ, encoded by the coding sequence ATGAAAGAATGGTTCCGCAATCTGTTCCAAGCGATCTGGACCGTCGTCGAGGGCATGCTGGTCACGTTCCGCGTCTTCGGCAGCACCTATGACCCGGCGCGGCGGACCTTCACGGAGCAGTTCGAGTATCCGGAACTCCCCGCGCCGGTCGCCGCCCGCTACCGCGGGTTTCACCGCTACGACCTGACCACCTGCATCGCCTGCGATCAGTGTGCGAAAGCCTGTCCGGTGGACTGCATCTACATCGGCAAGGAGCGGGTCACCGACGGGAAGGGTTTCCGCGTCAGCGGCTTCACCATCGATTACTCGAAGTGCATGTTCTGCGCGCTGTGCGTCGAGCCATGCCCAGTGGACTGCATTTTCATGGGCTCGACGCTCGATCTGAGTTGCTACAGTCGGGATGGAACGATCGTCGACTTCGCCAGGCTTCCCGTCGACGTCGCCTGGGGACGGTCGACGCTCAATCCGACGGCGGTCGCCGCGTCGAAGGTGATCGTCGAACCCGTCCACGGCGGGCCGAACCAGTGA